One window of the Hippoglossus hippoglossus isolate fHipHip1 chromosome 9, fHipHip1.pri, whole genome shotgun sequence genome contains the following:
- the pold2 gene encoding DNA polymerase delta subunit 2, which produces MFSDLSAQKEGSSLLCRPASEDQGPVFERTSLVFTPCSERFIVGERSFSRQYAHIYAARLMQMRPLLSERAQQKWGSDVLIRNLCDLQMGEQCCIVGTVFKRMELQPSILKEISEEHNLLPQPARAKYISETDELILEDELQRIKLEGKIDRDKCVTGSIIAIYGAEKNDGKFTVEDFCTADLPLQTARPVLSSDRFVLLASGLGLGSIHADSMLGLQLLVDMVTGQLGDQGEQSGAATISRVLLAGNLLSQSTQDKDASTRAKYLTKKTQASSVDAIRLLDELLLQLVASVPVDVMPGQYDPTNYTLPQQPLHRCMFPLSSVYPTLQLASNPYQAKIDGIRFLGTSGQNVSDIQRYSSMDSHLEILEETLRFRHLAPTAPDTLGCFPFYQKDPFILEDCPHVYFSGNAPSYGSKLIKGADGQEVLLVTVPEFSSTQTACLVNLRTLECEPVSFSAFSADDDEESEMNISH; this is translated from the exons ATGTTCTCCGACCTGAGCGCCCAGAAGGAgggctcctctctgctctgccgCCCTGCCTCCGAGGACCAGGGGCCGGTGTTCGAGCGGACCTCTCTGGTCTTCACTCCCTGCTCCGAGCGCTTCATAGTCGGGGAGAGAAGCTTCAGTCGCCAGTATGCTCACATCTACGCAGCTCGACTCATGCAGATGCGGCCCCTGCTGTCAGAGAGAGCCCAGCAGAAATGGG GATCCGATGTGCTCATCAGAAATCTGTGTGATCTTCAGATGGGGGAAcagtgttgcattgtgggcACCGTGTTCAAGCGCATGGAGTTGCAGCCATCTATCCTTAAAGAGATCAGTGAGGAG CACAACCTGCTGCCCCAACCTGCACGAGCCAAATACATCAGTGAAACAGATGAGTTGATATTGGAAGACGAGCTCCAGAGAATTAAGCTCGAGGGCAAAATCGACAGAGACAAGTGTGTCACAG GTAGCATTATTGCTATATATGGAGCTGAGAAGAATGATGGGAAGTTCACAGTTGAGGACTTTTGCACAGCTGATCTCCCTTTGCAGACAGCAAGGCCTGTACTCAGCTCAGACAG GTTTGTGCTCCTGGCCTCAGGGCTTGGTCTTGGCAGTATTCATGCCGACAGTATGCTGGGGCTTCAGCTGCTGGTTGACATGGTAACTGGTCAGCTCGGTGACCAGGGGGAGCAGAGCGGGGCAGCAACCATTTCCAGGGTCCTACTGGCTGGAAACCTCCTGAGCCAAAGCACCCAGGACAAGGATGCATCAACGAGG GCCAAATACCTCACCAAGAAGACTCAGGCTAGCAGTGTGGACGCCATTCGTCTGCTggatgagctgctgcttcagctcgtA GCCTCTGTTCCAGTGGATGTAATGCCGGGCCAATATGACCCCACCAACTACACCCTCCCACAGCAGCCTCTCCACCGCTGCATGTTCCCCCTGTCTTCAGTGTACCCCACGCTACAGCTGGCATCCAATCCATACCAGGCCAAAATTGATGGAATTAG GTTCCTGGGCACATCGGGACAGAATGTCTCTGACATTCAGAGGTACAGCAGCATGGACAGTCACTTGGAAATACTGGAGGAAACGCTACGATTCAGACACCTGGCCCCTACGGCACCTGATACTCTTG GTTGTTTCCCATTTTACCAAAAAGACCCTTTCATCTTGGAAGACTGTCCCCATGTTTACTTCAGTGGCAACGCCCCAAGCTATGGATCCAAGCTCAtcaaag GTGCTGATGGCCAGGAAGTCCTTTTGGTTACTGTCCCAGAGTTCAGCAGCACCCAAACTGCGTGCCTGGTCAATCTACGCACTCTGGAATGTGAGCCAGTCAGCTTCTCTGCCTTCTCCGCGGATGACGATGAGGAAAGTGAGATGAACATCAGTCACTGA
- the nono gene encoding non-POU domain-containing octamer-binding protein encodes MQGNKGPQHNHGPNRPGEQRKPGGTNTNGQQPDPSDHSSPNEAFTLDMQSFRKPGEKTFTQRSRLFVGNLPTGVTEEDIEKLFNKYGKASEIFVNKDRGFGFIRLETRIIAEIARAELDDTQFRGRPIRVRFATHGAALSVKNLPEFVSNELLEEAFAVFGQIERAVVIVDDRGRPTGKGIVEYTSKPAARKALDKCSDGAYVLTAFPRPITVEPMEQLDEEEGLSEKIINKNQQYHKEREQPPRFAQPGSFEFEYAMRWKALMEMEKQQYEMVDRNMKEAQEKLEAEMEAARHEHQVMLMRQDLLRRQEELRRMEELHSQEVQKRKQAELRQEEEHRRREEEMRMRNEEMMKRQQEGFRGNFPENREQDMRMHMAGHGMNRNSLGGSSGPAGTPGMPAENAPLMQGQGNNNMPGGGQGGFPRGLPGPGDFGPNKQRRF; translated from the coding sequence ATGCAGGGAAACAAAGGCCCTCAGCACAACCACGGCCCCAACCGCCcgggagagcagaggaaaccCGGGGGGACGAACACCAATGGCCAGCAGCCGGATCCCAGCGATCATTCCAGCCCCAATGAGGCCTTCACCCTGGACATGCAGAGCTTCAGGAAGCCGGGGGAGAAGACCTTCACCCAGCGCAGCAGGCTGTTTGTGGGCAACCTCCCGACCGGGGTCACCGAGGAGGACATCGAGAAGCTCTTCAACAAGTACGGCAAGGCCAGCGAGATCTTCGTCAACAAGGACAGAGGCTTCGGCTTCATCCGGCTGGAGACCAGGATCATCGCAGAGATCGCCCGAGCCGAGCTGGACGATACCCAGTTCAGAGGCAGACCCATACGGGTGAGGTTTGCGACACACGGGGCTGCTCTGTCTGTTAAGAATCTGCCAGAGTTTGTGTCCAacgagctgctggaggaggcctTCGCTGTGTTTGGTCAGATAGAGAGGGCTGTGGTCATAGTGGATGACCGAGGGAGGCCCACGGGGAAGGGGATTGTGGAGTACACCTCAAAGCCAGCTGCAAGAAAAGCTCTGGATAAGTGCAGCGATGGTGCCTATGTTCTCACAGCCTTCCCTCGCCCCATCACAGTGGAACCCATGGAGCAGcttgatgaagaggagggactATCAGAGAAGATTATCAACAAAAACCAGCAGTATCACAAAGAGCGTGAGCAGCCTCCCCGATTTGCCCAGCCGGGCTCCTTCGAGTTCGAGTATGCCATGCGCTGGAAGGCcctgatggagatggagaagcagcagtATGAGATGGTGGACCGCAACATGAAAGAGGctcaggagaagctggaggccGAGATGGAGGCGGCCAGACATGAGCATCAGGTGATGCTGATGAGGCAGGACCTGCTGAGGCGCCAGGAGGAGCTGCGGAGGATGGAGGAGCTCCACAGTCAGGAGGTGCAGAAGAGGAAACAGGCCGAGCTgcggcaggaggaggaacaccggaggagagaggaggagatgaggatgCGCAAcgaggagatgatgaagaggcAGCAGGAGGGCTTCAGAGGCAACTTCCCAGAAAATAGGGAGCAAGACATGAGGATGCACATGGCCGGCCATGGGATGAACAGAAACTCTCTGGGTGGTAGTTCTGGTCCTGCAGGTACTCCTGGCATGCCTGCTGAGAATGCTCCATTGATGCAGGGGCAAGGAAACAACAACATGCCCGGAGGAGGTCAGGGCGGCTTCCCCAGAGGCCTCCCTGGGCCTGGAGACTTTGGACCTAATAAGCAACGCAGATTTTGa